From Antechinus flavipes isolate AdamAnt ecotype Samford, QLD, Australia chromosome 1, AdamAnt_v2, whole genome shotgun sequence:
TCTGCTATCCTTTATGTTAAGTTAATCAccaagacatatatatataatatatatatatatatatatatatatatatatatatatatatatatatatatatatacctatggCACTCTCCTATCTGTTTCTGTGAGTCTTAGCATAGTTATATGACATTCACTAGGGTGCTGACACAATCACTGACATTTCCAGAGCCTAAGCCACCAGCTTTCAGAGTACCAATCAGGTCTCCACAACCAGCATAAGTATTTTGGGATCCACAAAATCTCTGTTGTATTTTACCTTGGCTATCATTTCCTTAATTTGCCACTACCCCAAGGCTTAATCATAGATTGAAGGATGATTTGGATACTTAATTGGTTATCACTAATTATTAGTTTAATGTTGGTTTTGTTGTCTGTAAAAGTTGTgacatattttgttattgttacatTCCTTCAAAGTTCACTTAAAACTACAATCCaatattctcttctattctttACTACTCTAGAACAGTTCTGCAAGTGTTCCAGTCCACAGAGAATGATCCTTCCTCTGAGTTCTTTAGTCCTTAACTTCTGAGCTAATACTTACGaatattttttttggtcaatATTTCATCTTTCCAACTAAATGGTAATTTTCTGAATTTCCTGAGGCAACTGAGACTCAAAATGATGAAGACTAACCTTTGGAAGAGGCaggattaaaataaaatctcacaATTCTAAATCAAAGATTCTTTCAACAGAAGGTCAATGGCTTCTAAGAAGGTTTATGATTCTTTGATACTTTAACTGGGTCTACTAGTATTTATATCATCAGGGAGAGAAATTTGACaatgcaatttatttttaaaaagtagggtGGGAGGAAGGTTGTTGCATACAGCATAGTTAATTGAACTTTACAATGACCAGGATACAAAAACAAGGAAAAGTCAGAGTACTGTCTGAACAAGAACCTCTCCATCATTTTCCATTCTTTACAGTTTTCCAcacaataatcaaaataatattccagGTACATATATCTGGTCACATTACTCTCATACTTCCACATATCTAAattccaataatattttattccttctaaaatcaataaatattcctTCTTTGAAATAAAACCCCTTAAAatgattccaaattacttttccatctttcttaTTATCATAAATTGATCTTTTAACTGTTCTTTCTTCTGATTCAATGAGGTTACCCAGTCTCCTCATGCCTAGAAATCATATGTTATATCAGATTCTTGGACTCCCtactttcttcaaagctcagctcaaatatcatttttatatgagATCTTTCCTTCTTACTTACCTTGAGCTACTCATGAATCCCTctcaaaaaaaagtcatttatatgtatttggtaTGTATTTATTGGAATGCATCCTATCTCTCACAATAGAACTGAAGCTCTTTGagaggaaaaatgttttatttttgttttatatcagcAGTGTAAAATTTAGAGCTCATAAGATAGTGAGTTTACATTGTGATTTATTGGTGGAACTCATGCATTAAGTAGGCTTCTTGATGTTCTTCTACAAATCCCTATCACTCATTGGGCTAAAGTATAAAGGGCTGCACATTTATTTGCTAAAAGCTTTCCTGCCTAACAGTTGTTTAACTGCTTCTTTTACATCCTTATTTCTGAGACTATAAATTAAAGGATTCATCATGGGAGTCATTACCCCATAGAACATGGAAATGAGTTTGTCTGTAGCTTGCAATTTATCtgaattaggagatattttggaTTTGGGCTTCATATACATAAACAGGATGGTCCCATAGAATATAATGACCACAGTTAGATGGGCTGAGCAGGTAGAAAAGGCTTTACTTCTCCCTTCAGCCGAGTGAATCTTTAGGATGCTGGAGATGATTAAAGTGTAAGAGACAACAATCAGTAACAATGGGGTTAATGTGAATACTGTAGTGGCTATTAACATGATAAATTCATTACCAGAAATGTCAGCACAGGCCAGTTTCATGACTGCCAGGAtttcacaactgaaatgattgatgACATTATTCCTACAGAAAGGCAACTGGACCACAAGAATTGTTTGCACCAATGAGTTGACACCCCCTGCTACCCAGGAACCAGCTGCCATTTGCACATACACAATCTTGTTCATGATGATGGAATATCTCAAGGGGTTGCAAATGGCCACATAGCGGTCAAAGGCCATCATGGCCAGGAGTACACATTCTGTGGTCCCCATGGCCAAACCAAGGAACATCTGAACTACACACCCGGAAAAGGAAATGGTTTTTCTTTGAGATAAGAAGCTCACCAGTGTAGGAGGAATAGAGGTAGATGTGTAGCAGATGTCCAAGAAAGAGAGGTTACTGAGGAAGAAATACATGGGAGTATGGAGGTGAGGGTCCAGGATACTGATTACAATGAGGATGCCATTGCCTAGAAGAATGACCACATACATTACCAGGATCACCACAAAGAAAATGATCTCAAGTTTGGGATAGCCAGAAAGTCCTTTTAGGAAGAATTCTGTCACAGTCGTTTcgtttatcttttccattttacctGTAGAAATTCAAAGAACACAGAACAAATGATTTTACATTCAAAGCAATCACTGCTCAACCACATCAGTGTGTCATTTATCTACTTAGAGAATCAGTGATGAAGATGGTAAACATCActaattatatttgaatttttaaactgTGTGTAAAACTGAACTACAATGTCAGCCTTGAACTGGAccttgaacttttatcagcttcTATACATGGGCCAAAGGTAAATCATTATAAGGGAAATATTGTACTCAGAAGCATCTGtcccaaataataatattcttccctggcttctctttgatgatttcgtGGCTGGATTAGTCATAAGGAGAGGGAGAATCTTTGCAAACAAAAGCATTGCACTTTCTCATTTATTATTAACATCTTAGCCATAAGAGTTGGAAGGTGTCTTGAAAAAAATATAGTCCAacacactcattttatagatgaggaaaccaaccTACATAGAAACTAAATAATTACCAATTCCACTTTGTTttgaattatttatcttttcaagtttcttaatatatcaaatatttatcatattcacTAACTGGTCTACTATTATACTTGGACACTTGGAATCATGATTTTTCCTGCGTACATATTCCCTCCACATATAGAAATTATAATCTCTCTATAACTTAGCAGTAGATAGTCCTCAGAACTTGATTATAGccaaatactttattatattgGTATAACTCAAAACTTAAATGGATCTGGGATCTCATTAATTTGGGTACTACTTCTAATAACGGTGTTCTGAGATGGCAACACATTCATCTTGAACGTCTTGTGAGAACCTTGTCTCTATTTTCCTGTAGCTTTACCCTACTAGTGTTTTCCAGCATGCTGAAAGTCCTCATTACTTGCTTTCAACATCTTGAGAATAACAGTGGAGCACTAGAAATATGGATGCATCATCTCATACTTTCACTATAGAGCCATCCaatcttctctatttttctcctgATAAAATCTTCAGCTGAGTTTCCCTCAAAGAATATTCATTCACCattatttatttagccatttgcTAATTGACTAATTTAGATAGTTATTCATTTTTTGTGATTATAAATAATGCTGTTAGCTttataaaaatgactttaaagttATCCTGGTGTTCATCATACAGTCTTGATAATGGGATTACTGAATGAGAGGCAATATGATTTCAGCcatattttttgtatattcaaCTTGAAATTCCATTAATTTATAACTTTCTCAGTATCCCTGCTAGCAGTGTTTTGGCACCTTTGCCAATCTGACCAGAAGTATGAGATaacacctcaaaaaaaaaaaacccaccaaaataCAAAACCCATTTGTGTTTTTGTGATGATTAGTAAATTCAAATGTATTTTGAAATGATTGTTTAtgatatttatttcctcttttgtagaTTGTCTATAGATTTTGTACACAGTCTTGGACTGGTGTGACCTGACTTCTTATGAAATTTAgatgttgttttatttatttatgcttcatcatatttattatttaactaTTTGTTGTATTTGCTCTAATTACTCCATGCATTATGCTTATTTTTAGAATAATTATATGTTTTTGTTGGCACAACATATATGCTGAAATAAATATattccattttccttatttttaaaagttcttataTATACTAAGGTCTAATTTAATGactcaaattaaatttttatatcaatttctTATATAAATTGATTGGGAAAGCTTGATAACTTTATAGAGAAagaatctaaatttatttttcccatattGTTATCAAGCTTTCCCAATCAATTTATGATATAATGAATTCTTTCTGTGGTtttaattttccatattttacaaaaacttttatatttttcatgagAGGCAAGTGGAATCCTGGATGAGTCAACTAACCCTTAATATTgttcacaatttttaaaactataaattctaCCAGTTAATCTAATTCTGCAAAGAATTAATAGCATTTTGATTGCtattaaatatatcaataaattaatttaataataatgataattttttctaATCCACTCATGAATATTCAATTTCCTATTATTAAGATCATGCTTTTTCTACAAGCAAAATTTTATGTAttgttataaaattatacatatgtagagGTAAGCTAATGCTCAGAtagttaatatatttattatttctagaaAGCAAGACATAGCTAGTGTACAGTTCACATTTCCAGTGGTATCTATAGCCTGTCAAAAGAACACCAAGAAGATCACCAAGAAAGTAAAGTGAATTTCTCGTGGTGAATTTATGGGAAGATATTGTCAGGAATGGGATGTGTCTACATCATTGGAGGGATTGCCCATATCATTGGGATTACAGTTTTATTTGTTGGATTTCTACTCttatatttacttaaaatattttttttttagctcagcttatttaacattttaatttttgaggttttttgcaaataattataacatcatttgacaataatattttatttttgctagcAAGCTGTGTTTTTATATTCTACTGTTATCTatgccatatgaaaaaaatgaacacttaaaaatgatattttattctcCATAACAatcaaatcatagatacaattactAATTTCATTCTAACAATTTAATTTCACTATTTTCCCTATTATAGACAATCCTAGGacaaattgctttaattttgctCCTCATTTCATCTGTGAATAGGAAGAACAACTGTAATATTGCATTCAAAATATTCTTGTgagattcaaaagagaaaatacatgtTATACACATtgatatataaatcaaaattgaaatgaaatgtaTTATATCTCACAGAATATCATGTTAAATAATAgtgttcaaaatagaaaaaagagatgatattttttgtttttgtttttgttttgctttttaatgcaACAAGGACAAGATATGGAATTTAGGAAATGcagttactatttttttcctccccactAACTATTTGAATGATCATGAGGATCCCTCTAAGGAtaatagagttaaaaaaaaaaaaactaaaccttGCAAGCATTAAAATGCCATGttaacttttctgtttttagTTGGAAAAGCTCTATCTTTTGAAAACattcagaaggaaagagaagatttttttcttttgtagtctGGTGTGTTAGATATTATTTACcctagaaaggattttaaagtaatattaagtttcttttttcagCATCATTGacgtttccttttttgtttgctcattcttgAACCTGGCTACTGTATCATGACTGCGCAGTTATTAATGAATTCTATTTCATGAGCTCTGAAAAACAAATGTTATGAAGCTAGACAATGAAGCCTAGTGATGAATTGAATGACACATCTTTTAACTGACagctgaaatatttttatttctctagcaAGGCATCCTTTACACTGGACACCCTTGGAGAGCAACATCTTGGGATGGGGTTTTTTGGACCTCTGTACCTCTGTGGAATCTTCCAACCAGAGCATACAAAAGAAATCACTGAATTGTAAATAGTTTAGAGCGTAACAAGGACCTTTTCTCTGGGTCAAGTGGTTCAAGAATGAAATTTGCTTTAAACACCTGAAAGAGAAATTCTGAGTTACCTGGTATGTTCCTGCTCTATGTCTTTTACCTTCTTCATTATAATGCTATAAGAAGAGAATTATTAACACAGATTAAAATGAGAAGCCAGTTTTTTACATTATCTGTGGTGcatgctttcttccttccttctatataGCTAATTAATATTCATTACTCAATTTCTGAGCATCACTCTTCTTGTTCTACTCCCATGCTGGCCCTTATATGCTGCTGAGTTTCCCACTTATGAAACTCTAATAATTTATAATCATGTTAAAGTAAGAGGCAATACAAGAGACACATTGACTCCATGATGTAACAAATACAGAAGGCAAAGGTTTCAGAGTAATGTGGATTTTTTCCAGAGATTCATCTGTCATGAATAGAACTACAATGTTCATCCAGGcatcaatttaatttaaatgatgGGATGATTtatggaaaattaaaacaaatgctAGAAGTTAAAAGACATTACACAGCAGGATTTTCATACTTGTCCTCTAAGCCACAGACAGTAACACAATGGCATAACTTTTTTCTTCCATGTAATGCGGGGTTAGGGAGAAGAGATGatgagaagagaggggagagatatTAGTATTCATCCCAATATTAGTGGATGTAGAATATgttgaattattttctcttcaatgTCCACCCtaaccaccaccatcaccaccaccaccactactactactattacaccACACAAAAAATTACTGAGCTAGAGTGAACAGAACTGAACATTTTCTAAGCACTAAAAATTCAGATGATAGAGAGCTATATACTTTGATATGACACAAATGCATACTTTCATGGCAACCTAACAATAATAGGACTTCTGCACACACAGAACCATAGAGTCTGAGTAGGATAGGACCTAAACCTTCAACAACCCCCATCAACCCAACTAAATATCTGATTGAAGACCTCCAGGAATGGGAGCTCTCTGTCCATGAAAGAAATACATTTCCTTTTTGGAAGGAATTTTTTAGAAAGGATTTCCTTACATGGAGCCAAACTCTTCCTCTCTGAAACTAATTATTAACTCAATTCAGCAGTATTCACAGAGTATTGCTCTATTGCTCAAAACTGACTGATCAGTGTGTGTATGATTTTCAATACAATTTACCTCTCAAAAGGTCATTCCTCTTCCTGGGATAGAACAAACAgcagattttttcccttcttatgtTCAGCTTTAACTTTTTTCAATCTGCTTTTGAAGATTCTTTAGCTGTTGGGTTCCCAAAGACATCAGTTCTGAAAGAGAAATACATTAATCTAAGATGTCATGATTATTTACATCTTTCATAAAGCTGCTCTTACTCGTAAAAGATCATGTAGGTTCAGGACATTTTTATTCATGAATAGAACTACAATGTTCATCCAGGcatcaatttaatttaaatgatgGGATGATTtatggaaaattaaaacaaatgctAGAAGTTAAAAGACATTACACAGCAGGATTTTCATACTTGTCCTCTAAGCCACAGACAGTAACACAATGGCATAACTTTTTTCTTCCATGTAATGCGGGGTTAGGGAGAAGAGATGatgagaagagaggggagagatatTAGTATTCATCCCAATATTAGTGGATGTAGAATATgttgaattattttctcttcaatgTCCACCCtaaccaccaccatcactattactactactactactattacaccACACAAAAAATTACTGAGCTAGAGTGAACAGAACTGAACATTTTCTAAGCACTAAAAATTCAGATGATAGAGAGCTATATACTTTGATATGACACAAATGAATACTTTCATGGCAACCTAACAATAATAGGACTTCTGTACACACAGAACCATAGAGTCTGAGTAGGATAGGACCTAAACCTTCAACAACCCCCATCAATCCAACTAAATATCTGATTGAAGACCTCCAGGAATGGGAGCTCTCTGTCCAtgaaagaaatacatttcatttttggaaGGAATTTTTTAGAAAGGATTTCCTTACATGGAGCCAAACTCTTCCTCTCTGAAACTAATTATTAACTCAATTCAGCAGTATTCACAGAGTATTGCTCTATTGCTCAAAACTGACTGATCAGTGTGTGTATGATTTTCAATACAATTTACCTCTCAAAAGGTCATTCCTCTTCCTGGGATAGAACAAACAgcagattttttcccttcttatgtTCAGCTTTAACTTTTTTCAATCTGCTTTTGAAGATTCTTTAGCTGTTGGGTTCCCAAAGACATCAGTTCTGAAAGAGAAATACATTAATCTAAGATGTCATGATTATTTACATCTTTCATAAAGCTGCTCTTACTCGTAAAAGATCATGTAGGTTCAGGACATTTTTATTCCTGAAAAAAACTATAAAGTTaataaacttaaattttaattgtgtagaaatggagaaagactgaagaaaaaacagaattgaataatttaatattatagacAATTTCATTTGGCAAGCAGCCCAGACAGTATCACTGACCCCAGAGTCGAGGCCCAAAGATATTTCAAAAGGAGAAACCATGGGCTCTAGAAGGCTCCTTAAATCCTTATTTGCTCTTAGGGATTTATTTTGTCCCTAAAGTAATTTAAATTGTGGATTGTAGAACTTCAAAACTTTTCAGGAATAATGCCCTAAAGACCTAATTAGATAGAAAacactttctgatttcaaatggAAAGATTATCAAGGAGAAGTTTTTATTCCAGATCCGTAATCCATCTCATGAAAATGATAATTTGTTCTGCATCTATTTTAATACTTTGTCCAAACTATGCAGTTTACCCTCTcacaatttattgattatttgcaGTAATGgagtagaacaataatatggataattcaaatctattttcatGCAAATCAAAGGTACTTTGAAGATTCATATCATATGTCCCAAACtggcaaatatggaaaaaattaaaacagaaaaagtcAATGCTGAAGAGGGAAACCTGC
This genomic window contains:
- the LOC127558089 gene encoding olfactory receptor 13C2-like: MEKINETTVTEFFLKGLSGYPKLEIIFFVVILVMYVVILLGNGILIVISILDPHLHTPMYFFLSNLSFLDICYTSTSIPPTLVSFLSQRKTISFSGCVVQMFLGLAMGTTECVLLAMMAFDRYVAICNPLRYSIIMNKIVYVQMAAGSWVAGGVNSLVQTILVVQLPFCRNNVINHFSCEILAVMKLACADISGNEFIMLIATTVFTLTPLLLIVVSYTLIISSILKIHSAEGRSKAFSTCSAHLTVVIIFYGTILFMYMKPKSKISPNSDKLQATDKLISMFYGVMTPMMNPLIYSLRNKDVKEAVKQLLGRKAFSK